In Tachysurus fulvidraco isolate hzauxx_2018 chromosome 1, HZAU_PFXX_2.0, whole genome shotgun sequence, a single window of DNA contains:
- the LOC125145599 gene encoding serine/arginine repetitive matrix protein 1-like, which produces MKHGHRLETPGTKTTKRHQGQTHKKTPRTKNHKKTPGTKPTKRHQGPNPQKDTRAKNHKKTPGPKPTKRHQGQKPQKDTKAQNPQKDTRTKTHKKTPGPKTHKKTPGPNPQKDTRAKTHKKTPGPKTTKRHQDQKPQKDTRTKNHKKIPGQKPQKDTKAKNPQKDTRTKTHKKTPGPKTHKKTPRTKPTKRHQGQKPQKDTRTKTTKRHRDKNHKKTPGSNPQKDTKDQNHKKTPGQKPQKDTRDKTKDPVPHKATQLN; this is translated from the coding sequence ATGAAACATGGACACCGACTCGAGACACCAGGGACCAAAACCACAAAAAGACACCAGGGACAAACCCACAAAAAGACACCAAGGACCAAAAACCACAAAAAGACACCAGGGACCAAACCCACAAAAAGACACCAAGGACCAAACCCACAAAAAGACACCAGGGCCAAAAACCACAAAAAGACACCAGGGCCCAAACCCACAAAAAGACATCAGGGACAAAAACCACAAAAAGACACCAAGGCCCAAAACCCACAAAAAGACACCAGGACCAAAACCCACAAAAAGACACCAGGGCCCAAAACCCACAAAAAGACACCAGGGCCAAACCCACAAAAAGACACCAGGGCCAAAACCCACAAAAAGACACCAGGGCCAAAAACCACAAAAAGACACCAGGACCAAAAACCACAAAAAGATACCAGGACCAAAAACCACAAAAAGATACCGGGACAAAAACCACAAAAAGACACCAAGGCcaaaaacccacaaaaagaCACCAGGACCAAAACCCACAAAAAGACACCAGGGCCCAAAACCCACAAAAAGACACCAAGGACAAAACCCACAAAAAGACACCAAGGACAAAAACCACAAAAAGACACCAGGACAAAAACCACAAAAAGACACCGGGACAAAAACCACAAAAAGACACCAGGATCAAACCCACAAAAAGACACCAAGGACCAAAACCACAAAAAGACACCAGGACAAAAACCACAAAAAGACACCAGGGACAAAACAAAGGACCCCGTTCCACACAAGGCGACACAgcttaactaa